The window GACACTTCGCGGCATTCGAGCAACCCCAGCTTTTCGTCGAGGACGTCCGGGCCTTCTTCGCCGGATACCGGTGAGAAAGCCGTTGCAGGGGCAGCTTGTAAGCCACTCGGGAGGAGGTCTCGATGAATGGCCCGACGATCTTTGGGTTTGAAGACCTTGCTGATCTTGACGAGTCCGTGTGCAGGAACCTGGTTGGCGGCAAGGCCCTTAATCTCGGAGTGATGGCGGCGTACGGGCTACCCGTACCACCAGGGTTTTGTGTGTCGGCGCAGGCATACGCGACATTCCTAGAAGCCAACGCCATGGACGAACTGATCCGGGATGCGCTGGACACGATCGACTTTGGCGATGCGGGGCTGGTTGAGGATGCGACGGCCACCATCCGCGAACTGGTCCGCTCGGCGAAGGTGCCGGCTGAGGTCGCGGCTGACATCGAGAAGGCCTACAGCGCACTCGGTGAGGAAGTACTGGTCGCGGTGCGGTCGTCAGGAACAGCAGAGGATATGGCCGATGCATCATTTGCGGGGTTGCACGACACGTATCTCAACGTCAAGGGAGCGACCGAGCTGCTTGAACAGATTAGGCGGTGCTGGGCGTCGCTGTGGACAGCGCGGGCAACGGCATACCGTCACCAGAATGGGTTCGATCAGTGCCGGGCGCGTATCGCCGTGGTGGTGCAAACAATGGTCGACTCGGATGTGTCCGGGGTCATGTTTACCGCCAATCCCGTCAACGCCGCGACTGACGAGATCCTGATTAACGCGAGCTGGGGGCTGGGAGACTCGGTGGTTTCGGGCACCGTCACACCCGACGAATTCGTGGTGAAGCATGGCGACTTACGGATCCGCGCAAAGACGCTCGGTGACAAGGCGACCCGCGCTATCCCCAACCGGGACACGGGCAGCGGAACCATCACCGAAGAGCTTCCGGCGGCCGACCGCAATGCCTTTAGTTTGTCGGATGATCGGGTGGTGAAGCTAGCCGAGCTCGGTCGGCATGTACAAGAGATCTACCACGATGTGCCTCAAGATATTGAATGGGCGTTACACGCAGATACCTTCTTCCTGTTGCAGTCCCGTCCGATCACGGGCGTCGAGTTCAGCTGGGATGTAGATCTGGACGACTGGCAGCGAGTACCCGAGCCAGATGACACGATCTGGACACGCGCGACAGCTGACGAGGGATGGACGGGCCCATGCAGCCCAATGATGTATTCCATGCGCGCACCCGGCCAACACCAAGCGCAGCTATATGCCGTTAAGGGCTGGGGATGCGCTGAGCTCGACCGGCTGAGGTACTGGAAGTTCCACAGGGCTAAGGTCTATTCCAACTGCGAGTTGCACAGAAGGCTTCTGGAGGCAACGGCACCGCCGCCCATCCGCGCGAATATGCTTCAGAACTGGCTGCCGCCATCGTGGCACGCCGACGTCATGTCCGCGAAGTTCAACTACCTCGACTATGTCCGCATGTATATGCGGATCCGAATGCTGAATCCCGACGACGGTTTCTATCGTTGGCTAAACGTCTTTCGGCAATGGATGGACCAGCGAGAGCAGTGGTACAACGGAACCACGCCAGAGCGGCTCGCTCGAATGACCGACCGCCAACTCGAGACGTATCTGCAGAAATACGCCGCCGCAGAAGCGACGCTTTCGGAAAGGGTCTGGCACGGCTACGTCATCTACGCACGCGATGCCCTCGCCGTCGTGGGCTTGATTCTCGCCCACTGGTACACCGGCAACAATCCAAACGCGTTCGGAGACCTGATCTCCGGATCTACGACGCGCTCAGCGACCCAGATCGAGAACGCGGAGGTATGGGAACTCGCGCAGACGATTCGCGAATCCGAAGCGCTTCTGCATTGCTTCCGCAACCACAGTGGCGACGAGTTCTTCGAGCGCCTACGCAACTTCCCGGCAGGCCGGGAATTCCTCTGCCGCTACGAAGATTTCGTCAGCCGGCATGGCCACCGGGGCATGACGGACCGTGACATGTACTTTCCCCGGCGATGTGAGGACCCTTCGATCGACTACGAAGCGTTCCGGGCATTGCTCAACGTGAGCGATCCAGTGCGCCCGTCTGTCCTCGAACAACGCGTCAATGCAAAACGCGAGGCCGCCACCAAGGAAGTCATCGCCAACCTCAAACAAGGACCCCTCGGCACGTTGAAGGCCGAAGCCTTAAAACTCGCACTCGACTACGTGCACAGGTGGACTGTGATACGAGACGATGAGCGCTACTTCGTCGACCGCGGCCTACTCGCAATGAAAAGAGGCTACGTTGAACTGGGATGGCGCCTCGCCGAGCGTGGCCTCATCGACTATCCAATGGACGTGTTCTTCCTCGGTCACCAAGAAGCCTTCGACCTGTGCTACGGCCGCGGCAACCCGGTCCTGGACCGGCTGAAGATAAAGGGCCGCTTCCGCGATTGGAAACGCGAAGACGATAAAGAGGTCGTTGCACCGCTGTTCTTGCGTAACGGTCAAGGCGTTCAATTCGACGAAACGCCCGACGCTGATGCCGATTTGAGCGGAGCCGGATTATCCGCCGGGCGCGCCGTAGGGACGGCCCGAATCATTAAGAGCCTCCGAGAGATTGGCACTCTAACCGACGGAGACATCCTGGTCTGCAACAGCACCGATCCGGGATGGACACCAGTGTTCGGCGTCATATCGGGACTCGTTCTCGAGACCGGCGGAAGGCTCGCACACGGTTCCTGCCTTGCGCGCGAGTATGGACTGCCCGCCGTCCAGGTCCCGACCGCGATGAGCCGAATCTCCGACGGTGCCACCATTACGATCGACGGCACTACCGGCGCCATCACCGTGGATGCCCATGTCGGCGCACAAAATCCGCCAGTCCAGTTTCAAGCGGAGTAGTTAGTGCGAGCGAGGCCGCGGCGGCAGGACCGCAAGCCAGGAGTCCGAAAGCAGTTCAATCAGCTGTCCATCCGGATCGCGGATCATTGCTGATTGCTCAGAGACCGTTTCTTCGATCACCGATCCCCCGAAACTGTCGACCATCTCCAACACGTCGCGCAGATCGGACACCGACAACGACAGATGCGTCAACCCGATCTGGTCCATGGCACGTTTCGGCCCGGCGTGGACTTCGCGCCGGGCGTAGTCGAAAGCTCCAGCACCAAGCCGTCTCGTACCAGGTAGGTCGCACGCAGTCCGATCGGTTCGTTCAGCTGCAGAAGACGGTCGGTGCCGTCATCGGGCGGTTCGAGCTCCCACCAGAACACAAAACCGAA is drawn from Mycobacterium branderi and contains these coding sequences:
- a CDS encoding PEP/pyruvate-binding domain-containing protein, translated to MNGPTIFGFEDLADLDESVCRNLVGGKALNLGVMAAYGLPVPPGFCVSAQAYATFLEANAMDELIRDALDTIDFGDAGLVEDATATIRELVRSAKVPAEVAADIEKAYSALGEEVLVAVRSSGTAEDMADASFAGLHDTYLNVKGATELLEQIRRCWASLWTARATAYRHQNGFDQCRARIAVVVQTMVDSDVSGVMFTANPVNAATDEILINASWGLGDSVVSGTVTPDEFVVKHGDLRIRAKTLGDKATRAIPNRDTGSGTITEELPAADRNAFSLSDDRVVKLAELGRHVQEIYHDVPQDIEWALHADTFFLLQSRPITGVEFSWDVDLDDWQRVPEPDDTIWTRATADEGWTGPCSPMMYSMRAPGQHQAQLYAVKGWGCAELDRLRYWKFHRAKVYSNCELHRRLLEATAPPPIRANMLQNWLPPSWHADVMSAKFNYLDYVRMYMRIRMLNPDDGFYRWLNVFRQWMDQREQWYNGTTPERLARMTDRQLETYLQKYAAAEATLSERVWHGYVIYARDALAVVGLILAHWYTGNNPNAFGDLISGSTTRSATQIENAEVWELAQTIRESEALLHCFRNHSGDEFFERLRNFPAGREFLCRYEDFVSRHGHRGMTDRDMYFPRRCEDPSIDYEAFRALLNVSDPVRPSVLEQRVNAKREAATKEVIANLKQGPLGTLKAEALKLALDYVHRWTVIRDDERYFVDRGLLAMKRGYVELGWRLAERGLIDYPMDVFFLGHQEAFDLCYGRGNPVLDRLKIKGRFRDWKREDDKEVVAPLFLRNGQGVQFDETPDADADLSGAGLSAGRAVGTARIIKSLREIGTLTDGDILVCNSTDPGWTPVFGVISGLVLETGGRLAHGSCLAREYGLPAVQVPTAMSRISDGATITIDGTTGAITVDAHVGAQNPPVQFQAE